The following proteins come from a genomic window of Brevibacillus antibioticus:
- the ftsX gene encoding permease-like cell division protein FtsX, which produces MKIRTLGRHVREGVKNLGRNGWMSFASISAVTITLFILGVFLVLAMNVNFFAKSVEKQVEIRVFMTDLTSKADLEKFEQTVRSLPTVESTEFVSKDEGLKQLKESMGDKAYLFAGLEKGNPLPDSFVVKTKLPQDTPIVANQIKGMEFVSSLNYGEGTVEKLFAATDTIRNVGIAFIVGLGFTAMFLIANTIKLTIVARRREIEIMKLVGATNWFIRWPFFVEGLLMGVAGALIPTIMLTVGYYYLLDAIHSSFEASQLFKLLPLFPLVYQVALALLAIGAFIGIWGSLVSVRRFLRV; this is translated from the coding sequence GGCGCCATGTCCGTGAAGGGGTCAAAAACCTCGGGCGGAACGGCTGGATGTCGTTCGCTTCAATTAGTGCCGTGACCATTACTCTCTTTATATTGGGAGTTTTTCTCGTATTGGCGATGAACGTCAATTTCTTTGCTAAATCGGTAGAAAAACAAGTGGAAATTAGAGTATTCATGACTGATCTTACTTCTAAGGCAGATCTTGAAAAGTTTGAACAAACAGTTCGTAGTCTGCCCACCGTTGAGTCTACAGAATTTGTTTCCAAAGATGAAGGGTTGAAACAATTGAAGGAAAGCATGGGAGATAAAGCTTACCTTTTTGCCGGATTGGAAAAAGGTAACCCGCTTCCTGATTCTTTTGTGGTAAAAACGAAACTTCCTCAGGACACACCCATAGTTGCGAATCAAATCAAAGGAATGGAGTTTGTTAGTAGCCTAAACTACGGGGAAGGAACAGTTGAAAAGCTTTTTGCTGCCACTGATACAATAAGAAATGTCGGCATTGCCTTTATCGTCGGACTTGGTTTTACAGCGATGTTCTTGATTGCCAACACGATTAAGCTGACCATTGTGGCACGTCGCAGAGAGATTGAGATCATGAAGCTGGTTGGTGCGACGAACTGGTTTATCCGCTGGCCATTCTTTGTAGAAGGTCTTTTGATGGGTGTAGCAGGAGCATTAATCCCGACCATTATGCTAACAGTTGGTTATTACTACCTTCTAGATGCGATTCACTCCAGCTTCGAAGCTTCCCAACTGTTTAAACTGTTACCGCTATTCCCACTCGTATATCAGGTGGCACTGGCATTGCTAGCAATCGGCGCATTTATTGGCATTTGGGGAAGTTTGGTATCCGTACGTCGCTTCTTGCGAGTTTAA
- a CDS encoding murein hydrolase activator EnvC family protein translates to MRKRILLALVITGLVISSVVPANVSLAAPSKASLDKINRELKEIQKKKKNQQQQMKKTEQQINIVQKEKKGLETQLMQIDLRLNETQKKLDKLEVQMHDTTEKAAQAQDQLDEAKDRVAKRDSLLRTRVKAMYERGPVSYLDVLFGSSDFGDFLTRIQALNLILEQDTRILEDNIRDKETIETKKKEIDHQLTVYSGMLDDAEELKADLDKQHKQSMVVKAELDKKESALQEDFVQYGQELLTITKMESAKYAERVRAMSSSSTAYKGGKFALPVASGQFTFTSGFGVRKDPFTGRSAGHNGLDMAARKGTTIMAAAEGIVIYAGYSNGYGNTVMIKHNAEYTTLYGHIREGGIKVSVGQSVSRGQKIAEVGSTGRSTGNHVHFTVYKNDVEVNPMPYLK, encoded by the coding sequence ATGAGAAAGAGAATCCTGCTAGCACTCGTAATCACTGGTCTTGTGATCAGTTCTGTGGTCCCGGCGAATGTGAGCTTGGCAGCGCCTAGTAAGGCCTCTTTAGACAAGATTAATCGGGAGCTAAAAGAAATCCAGAAGAAGAAGAAAAATCAGCAGCAGCAAATGAAGAAGACTGAGCAACAGATTAATATTGTGCAAAAAGAGAAAAAGGGCTTGGAAACGCAATTGATGCAAATTGATTTGCGCCTCAATGAGACACAGAAAAAGCTGGACAAGCTTGAAGTACAAATGCATGATACGACGGAAAAAGCAGCGCAAGCTCAGGATCAGCTGGATGAGGCAAAAGACCGTGTAGCCAAAAGGGATAGTTTGCTAAGAACTCGTGTGAAGGCGATGTATGAACGCGGTCCAGTCTCCTATTTAGACGTACTTTTCGGCTCTTCTGACTTTGGGGACTTTTTAACACGTATACAGGCCTTGAATCTTATTTTGGAGCAGGACACGCGTATTTTGGAAGATAACATCCGCGATAAAGAAACAATTGAGACCAAAAAGAAGGAGATTGATCACCAACTGACTGTCTATTCAGGAATGCTCGATGACGCAGAGGAGCTTAAGGCTGATTTGGACAAGCAGCACAAGCAAAGCATGGTGGTCAAGGCTGAATTGGACAAGAAAGAATCCGCCCTTCAAGAAGATTTTGTTCAGTATGGACAGGAGCTTTTGACGATCACTAAAATGGAATCAGCTAAATACGCCGAGCGGGTACGAGCAATGAGTTCCTCCAGTACAGCCTACAAGGGCGGAAAGTTTGCTTTACCAGTAGCGAGTGGTCAATTTACCTTCACTTCTGGTTTCGGTGTACGAAAGGACCCGTTTACGGGTAGATCTGCTGGGCATAATGGTTTAGATATGGCAGCACGAAAAGGAACTACAATCATGGCTGCGGCAGAAGGAATAGTGATCTATGCCGGATATTCCAACGGCTACGGGAATACTGTAATGATCAAGCATAACGCGGAATATACCACCCTGTATGGTCATATTCGGGAGGGCGGTATCAAGGTGTCTGTTGGCCAGTCCGTATCGAGGGGCCAAAAGATAGCGGAGGTAGGCTCTACCGGTCGCTCAACTGGGAATCACGTGCATTTTACCGTCTATAAAAACGATGTTGAGGTCAACCCAATGCCGTACTTGAAGTAG
- a CDS encoding S41 family peptidase yields the protein MRWKGRTVIALVLISMVASSFITMAIMKTSASASSSQGGALTASSMALFSGSGDYPKEFQKLYEAFSTIKKDYIQNVTNEQLVEGAIGGMVGSLEDPYSDYMDPRSAEEFTSTLHSTFQGIGTEVTMQNGRVTVVSPFKNSPAERAGLRPNDQLLSVNDESLEGLDLHQAVTKIRGPKGTKAVFKVVRAGVPEPLTIVCVRDDIPIETVNSQIIEKNGVKVGMINITQFSTDTAKHFKEQLAALEQKGIGGLVIDVRGNPGGYLLAVKEIGEILVPNKGKIVQIEYGNGGQQKEEYFSTTEAAKPYPIAVLINGGSASASEILAGALRDSGNYKLVGEKSFGKGTVQSTMEMNDKSQLKLTIAKWITPKGDWIHKKGITPDFAVKQPDYFNATLLPADKVLQRDMAGTDVKNLQLILKGLNLSPGREDGYFDEKTEEAIKQFQTSSKLELTGKVDAKTRSSLEESLRKTMTKPENDLQLQKALDVVTGK from the coding sequence GTGAGATGGAAAGGACGTACCGTAATCGCGCTTGTACTCATCTCGATGGTAGCCAGCAGTTTTATTACGATGGCGATCATGAAGACATCGGCTAGCGCCAGTTCGAGTCAAGGTGGGGCTTTAACAGCATCCAGCATGGCGCTGTTTTCTGGGAGCGGAGATTATCCGAAAGAGTTCCAGAAGCTGTACGAGGCGTTTTCAACAATCAAGAAAGATTACATCCAAAATGTCACCAATGAGCAGTTAGTAGAAGGTGCAATTGGCGGAATGGTCGGGTCGCTCGAAGATCCGTACAGTGATTACATGGACCCTCGTTCTGCTGAGGAGTTCACATCTACCCTACACTCGACTTTCCAAGGGATCGGGACAGAAGTAACGATGCAAAATGGTCGGGTAACGGTTGTTTCGCCATTCAAAAACTCTCCAGCGGAGCGTGCGGGGCTGCGGCCAAACGACCAACTTTTGAGCGTAAATGATGAATCCCTTGAAGGTTTGGACCTCCATCAGGCAGTGACGAAGATTCGCGGTCCAAAAGGAACGAAGGCGGTTTTCAAAGTAGTAAGGGCCGGAGTGCCAGAGCCTCTTACCATCGTGTGTGTGCGTGACGATATTCCGATTGAAACGGTAAACAGTCAGATCATCGAGAAGAACGGTGTTAAAGTAGGCATGATCAACATTACCCAATTCTCTACAGACACAGCTAAGCACTTCAAGGAACAGCTAGCTGCTCTTGAACAGAAGGGGATTGGCGGTCTGGTAATTGACGTTCGGGGCAATCCGGGCGGGTATTTGCTGGCTGTGAAAGAAATCGGAGAAATTCTTGTACCGAATAAAGGCAAGATCGTACAGATCGAGTATGGAAATGGCGGACAGCAAAAAGAAGAGTATTTCTCGACTACAGAAGCTGCTAAGCCTTATCCAATCGCGGTACTGATTAATGGCGGAAGCGCCAGTGCATCGGAGATTCTCGCGGGTGCTCTGCGGGATAGTGGCAACTACAAGCTGGTCGGTGAGAAGTCCTTTGGTAAGGGAACCGTTCAGAGTACAATGGAAATGAACGACAAGAGCCAACTGAAGCTAACCATTGCGAAGTGGATCACGCCGAAGGGTGATTGGATCCATAAAAAAGGCATTACGCCAGACTTTGCAGTCAAGCAACCAGACTATTTCAACGCAACTCTGTTGCCGGCAGATAAAGTATTGCAGCGGGACATGGCTGGCACTGACGTGAAAAACCTGCAGCTCATCCTGAAAGGCTTGAATCTGTCCCCAGGAAGAGAAGATGGCTATTTTGATGAAAAGACAGAAGAAGCAATCAAGCAGTTCCAAACCTCCAGCAAACTTGAGCTAACTGGTAAAGTGGACGCGAAAACACGCTCTTCGCTGGAAGAAAGTCTGCGTAAAACGATGACGAAGCCAGAAAATGACCTGCAATTGCAAAAAGCTCTGGATGTAGTCACGGGCAAGTAA
- a CDS encoding PDZ domain-containing protein, whose protein sequence is MEAGNSLLSVEMITTANQMPWFFFLLVEVRQLAIQADMLTIAYGFAAFFINPVFYLFLVFIYLHYRRQMNLERQLFSARIQSPLLSTIRAVGMGLVGGLLISLLSAGLGVVVQAQDLWILWGLAFILALIRLRFLCFAYAAGILAILHAITQVIPPVTDVPGLSYVWEMIRQAKPLPLLALVAVMHLIEAMLVRWNGGRDASPLFVEGQRGRIVGAYLLHSFWLTPVVLFVQMEPGAISGALYPGWPFFSPEAASFGLMLLPTVTGFSDMTQTMTPYRKAMQVAKNLTLYALILLGLCALTVWFYPLILLAAVFALFGHEALFFWSQYQERKRSPYFIQSSRGVKVMGVIPGTRAEEIGIAPGEIIVKVNGISVREKEDLYPALQANPAFCKMEVLTHEGELKFVQCAVYAGNHHQLGIIVVPDANTRAFVDLKRASVVELIKQKLEKLNVGA, encoded by the coding sequence ATGGAAGCAGGTAATTCCCTGCTATCCGTAGAAATGATAACCACGGCAAATCAAATGCCGTGGTTTTTCTTTCTTTTAGTTGAGGTGAGGCAATTGGCGATACAGGCAGATATGCTTACCATTGCATATGGCTTTGCCGCATTTTTTATCAATCCTGTCTTCTATCTCTTTCTGGTTTTTATTTATTTGCATTATCGCAGACAGATGAACCTGGAAAGACAGCTTTTTTCTGCACGCATTCAGTCCCCCTTGCTCTCGACGATACGGGCTGTAGGAATGGGCTTGGTGGGAGGCTTGCTTATTTCTCTTCTAAGTGCAGGACTCGGCGTGGTCGTGCAAGCACAGGATTTGTGGATACTATGGGGATTGGCGTTCATTTTAGCGCTGATTCGTTTACGATTTCTCTGTTTCGCATATGCTGCAGGGATTTTGGCGATTTTACACGCGATCACACAGGTCATTCCACCGGTTACGGATGTCCCTGGATTGAGCTATGTCTGGGAAATGATTCGTCAGGCGAAGCCTTTGCCGTTGCTTGCGTTAGTTGCGGTCATGCATCTGATTGAAGCGATGCTCGTACGCTGGAATGGCGGGCGGGACGCTTCTCCGCTCTTCGTGGAAGGGCAGCGTGGTCGGATTGTCGGTGCCTATTTGCTTCATTCTTTTTGGCTGACGCCAGTCGTGCTGTTCGTACAGATGGAGCCAGGTGCTATCAGTGGTGCGTTGTATCCAGGCTGGCCGTTCTTTTCGCCAGAAGCCGCTTCATTCGGACTGATGCTTTTGCCGACTGTGACCGGATTCTCTGATATGACACAAACGATGACTCCGTATAGAAAAGCAATGCAGGTTGCGAAAAATTTGACGCTGTATGCGCTCATTTTGCTGGGTTTATGCGCTCTGACTGTATGGTTTTATCCGTTGATCTTGCTGGCCGCGGTCTTTGCACTATTCGGACATGAGGCGCTGTTTTTCTGGAGTCAGTATCAAGAAAGAAAGCGTTCGCCTTATTTCATCCAGTCTTCGCGTGGAGTAAAAGTAATGGGTGTCATTCCGGGTACGAGAGCTGAGGAGATCGGTATTGCGCCCGGTGAGATTATCGTAAAAGTAAATGGCATTTCGGTGCGGGAAAAAGAAGATTTATATCCAGCATTACAAGCCAATCCTGCCTTTTGCAAAATGGAAGTACTCACGCATGAAGGAGAGCTGAAGTTCGTACAGTGTGCCGTCTATGCGGGCAATCACCACCAACTGGGGATCATTGTGGTTCCGGATGCAAATACCCGTGCATTTGTTGATTTAAAACGCGCCAGTGTAGTCGAGCTGATCAAGCAAAAGCTGGAGAAGCTGAATGTAGGAGCATAA
- a CDS encoding flagellar hook assembly protein FlgD, whose amino-acid sequence MSDNGTTVKNNPYIQPHMSYKGKKEFSTELDQNAFMKLMLEQLKHQDPMSPMDNSQFIQQTSMLTMVEKITKMTTLMEQSNNSMVTLDKYEKLVGRTASYSLTTKDEMTGETKTEKKEGVLDAVYMDQGKIYFRIAGESTPIPLADVSGLESQGLAGNTLDNSVKYMEMIGREISYKVTKEVDRDGNPATTNDISKVDEILNGVITGFTTKNGTAQFQLDNGSTVKAEEIVGMTVKPENRTMGNSLAYAQMIGYNITYNQSQTNPDGTTANTPLTGVVKAVSMKNGVVEFVLQDDKKVGLNQITGFEATA is encoded by the coding sequence ATGTCAGATAACGGAACAACCGTCAAAAATAACCCTTATATACAACCGCATATGAGCTATAAAGGCAAAAAAGAATTCTCCACCGAGCTCGACCAAAACGCCTTTATGAAGCTCATGCTGGAGCAGTTAAAGCATCAGGACCCTATGTCCCCCATGGACAACTCTCAGTTCATCCAGCAAACAAGTATGCTGACCATGGTAGAAAAAATTACAAAAATGACCACGCTGATGGAGCAATCGAACAACAGCATGGTCACTTTGGATAAGTATGAAAAGCTGGTAGGTCGTACAGCTTCGTATTCCCTCACTACAAAAGACGAGATGACCGGAGAAACGAAGACGGAGAAGAAAGAAGGCGTACTTGATGCCGTCTACATGGATCAAGGCAAAATCTACTTCCGTATCGCAGGCGAATCGACACCGATTCCGCTGGCAGACGTCTCTGGACTGGAATCGCAAGGTCTGGCGGGTAATACGCTCGATAACAGCGTGAAGTACATGGAAATGATCGGTCGTGAGATTTCCTATAAAGTAACAAAGGAAGTCGACCGGGATGGCAATCCAGCTACCACAAATGACATTTCCAAGGTTGATGAAATCTTGAATGGCGTCATCACTGGCTTTACCACCAAAAACGGTACCGCACAGTTCCAACTGGATAATGGATCAACCGTAAAAGCCGAAGAAATCGTAGGCATGACGGTGAAACCTGAAAACAGAACAATGGGCAACTCCCTTGCCTACGCGCAAATGATCGGTTACAACATCACGTACAATCAGTCTCAGACAAATCCGGACGGCACCACTGCCAATACGCCTCTTACCGGAGTGGTCAAAGCTGTCAGCATGAAAAACGGAGTAGTCGAATTCGTCCTCCAGGATGATAAAAAAGTTGGTCTCAATCAAATCACAGGATTCGAAGCAACTGCCTAA
- the uvrB gene encoding excinuclease ABC subunit UvrB, which produces MERFELVSEFQPSGDQPTAIAELVAGLQAGKRHQTLLGATGTGKTYTAAQVIAQVNRPTLVMAHNKTLAAQLCAEFKEFFPNNAVEYFVSYYDYYQPEAYIPQSDTFIEKDSSINEEIDKLRHSATSALFERRDVIIVASVSCIYGLGSPEEYRELLLSLRVGMEKGRDEILHRLVDIQYTRNDINFTRGTFRVRGDVVEIFPASQSEQAIRVEFFGDEIERITSIDVLTGEILGQRDHIAIFPASHYVTREEKMKLAVQSIEAELEERLKEFRDAGKLLEAQRLEQRTRYDIEMMMEMGFCSGIENYSRHLTGLPAGHAPYTLLDYFPEDFIVMMDESHMTLPQVRGMYNGDRARKDVLVDHGFRLPSARDNRPLKFEEFEGKLKQAIYISATPGPYELEHSPEMVQQVIRPTGLIDPTVTVRPIKGQIDDLIGEIQATIAKNERVLVTTLTKKMSEDLTDYLKEIGIKVRYLHSDIKTMERMQILRSLRLGEFDVLVGINLLREGLDLPEVSLVTILDADKEGFLRNERSLIQTIGRAARNAEGRVIMYADKMTDSMASAIRETERRRSIQMAYNEEHGITPQTVKKSVREVIEATKVAEEKADYLPHADFKKMPKKDRVAVIERMEEEMKEAARNLMFERAAELRDLILELKAEL; this is translated from the coding sequence ATGGAGCGTTTTGAATTGGTATCGGAGTTTCAACCGTCCGGTGACCAGCCGACCGCCATTGCCGAACTGGTGGCAGGGTTACAGGCTGGCAAGAGACACCAGACATTGCTGGGGGCGACGGGAACGGGAAAGACTTATACGGCTGCCCAGGTAATTGCTCAGGTGAACAGACCGACACTCGTGATGGCCCACAACAAAACTCTGGCAGCTCAGCTATGTGCAGAGTTTAAGGAGTTTTTCCCGAACAACGCGGTGGAATACTTCGTCAGCTACTACGATTACTATCAACCTGAAGCATACATTCCCCAATCGGATACGTTTATTGAAAAAGACTCGAGCATCAACGAAGAGATCGACAAGCTCCGTCACTCGGCTACCAGTGCGCTGTTTGAACGCCGAGATGTGATCATCGTCGCCTCCGTCTCCTGCATTTACGGATTAGGTTCACCAGAAGAGTACCGTGAACTGCTCTTGTCTTTGCGTGTTGGCATGGAAAAAGGACGAGACGAGATTTTACATCGTCTGGTGGATATCCAGTACACACGCAACGACATCAACTTTACACGTGGTACGTTCCGCGTGCGGGGTGACGTGGTGGAGATTTTTCCTGCCTCACAGAGTGAGCAGGCGATTCGCGTAGAATTTTTCGGAGATGAAATTGAGCGGATTACTTCGATTGACGTACTGACTGGCGAGATTTTGGGACAGCGTGATCACATTGCGATCTTCCCTGCCTCCCACTACGTGACGCGCGAGGAGAAAATGAAGCTGGCTGTCCAAAGCATCGAGGCCGAGCTGGAAGAAAGATTGAAAGAATTCCGTGATGCGGGCAAGCTCTTGGAAGCACAGCGACTGGAGCAACGTACACGGTACGATATTGAGATGATGATGGAGATGGGCTTTTGCTCCGGGATCGAAAACTACTCACGCCATCTGACAGGACTGCCTGCCGGGCATGCTCCGTATACCTTGCTGGATTACTTCCCAGAAGATTTTATCGTCATGATGGATGAGTCGCATATGACCTTGCCGCAGGTTCGAGGGATGTATAACGGTGACCGCGCACGGAAGGATGTACTGGTCGATCACGGATTCCGTCTGCCTTCTGCACGCGATAACCGTCCACTCAAGTTCGAGGAGTTTGAAGGAAAGCTGAAACAAGCGATCTACATTTCAGCTACGCCTGGTCCTTATGAGCTGGAGCACAGTCCAGAAATGGTGCAGCAGGTGATTCGTCCGACAGGCTTGATTGACCCAACAGTTACAGTACGTCCGATCAAAGGACAGATTGACGATTTGATTGGGGAAATTCAAGCCACGATTGCGAAAAATGAGCGGGTTCTCGTCACGACTCTGACGAAGAAAATGTCTGAGGATTTGACGGACTATCTGAAAGAAATCGGAATCAAGGTCCGCTATCTTCACTCGGATATTAAAACGATGGAGCGGATGCAGATTTTACGTTCATTGCGCTTGGGTGAGTTTGACGTGCTGGTCGGGATCAATCTCTTGCGGGAAGGTCTAGACTTGCCGGAAGTATCGCTTGTGACGATTTTGGATGCAGACAAGGAAGGCTTCTTACGCAATGAGCGCTCGTTGATTCAGACGATCGGTCGGGCTGCGCGGAACGCAGAGGGACGCGTGATCATGTACGCGGACAAAATGACAGATTCGATGGCCTCTGCGATTCGAGAGACAGAGCGTCGGCGTTCCATTCAGATGGCGTACAATGAAGAGCACGGCATTACACCACAAACCGTGAAAAAGTCCGTCCGCGAAGTAATCGAGGCGACCAAGGTAGCGGAGGAAAAAGCAGATTACTTGCCACATGCAGATTTCAAAAAAATGCCGAAGAAGGATCGCGTGGCTGTCATAGAACGGATGGAAGAAGAAATGAAGGAAGCGGCACGCAACCTCATGTTCGAGCGCGCGGCCGAATTGCGTGATTTGATTCTTGAGCTGAAGGCGGAACTCTAA
- the uvrA gene encoding excinuclease ABC subunit UvrA, with the protein MPLEHIVVKGARAHNLKNVDVVIPRDKFVVLTGLSGSGKSSLAFDTIYAEGQRRYVESLSAYARQFLGQMDKPDVDSIEGLSPAISIDQKTTSRNPRSTVGTVTEIYDYLRLLYARVGRAVCPEHGIEIQSQTIEQMVDRLMEYPERTKMQILAPMVQGRKGEHVKLLEDIRKQGFVRVRVNGEITDLSEDIKLEKNKKHNIEVVVDRIVVKPDVQARLADSLETALRLADGKVIVDVMEQEELLFSEKHACAVCGFSIGELEPRIFSFNSPFGACSECDGLGVKLEVDPDMVVPDATKTLDDGAIGAWEPKTSTYYQQLLESACRHFNIRMDVPYEELTAAHRQILMYGSEGEKIHFRYENEFGQVREAVVPFEGVVINLQRRHLETSSDYIREQIEGFMSQKACPVCKGQRLRQESLAVKVGERSISELTILSILDAHQFVDGLELTERETKIANLIVKEIKARLNFLIDVGLDYLTLSRAAGTLSGGEAQRIRLATQIGSSLMGVLYILDEPSIGLHQRDNARLIKTLEHMTKLGNTLIVVEHDEDTMMACDYIIDIGPGAGIHGGQIVAAGTPDEVMKDPNSLTGAYLSGRKFIPVPMERRKPSDKWIKIEGAKENNLKNVTAKLPLGVFVAVTGVSGSGKSTLINEILQKTLARDLNKAKVKPGEHRRILGLEHLDKVIDIDQSPIGRTPRSNPATYTGVFDDIRDLFASTNEAKVRGYKKGRFSFNVKGGRCEACSGDGIIKIEMHFLPDVYVPCEVCHGKRYNRETLDVKYKGKSIADVLEMTIEDGVEFFRNLPKIERKLQTIVDVGLGYMKLGQPATTLSGGEAQRVKLASELYRRSTGRTLYILDEPTTGLHTDDIDRLLKVLQRLVENGDTVLVIEHNLDVIKTVDYIVDLGPEGGTRGGEIVGTGTPEEVAKMEGSYTGIYLKPILERDRERTNAKLEQFVSK; encoded by the coding sequence ATGCCATTAGAACATATTGTCGTAAAGGGTGCACGTGCCCACAATTTGAAAAATGTTGATGTAGTCATTCCGAGGGACAAATTCGTCGTTCTGACGGGTTTGTCTGGCTCGGGTAAGTCCTCGCTCGCTTTTGATACGATTTACGCAGAGGGACAACGACGCTATGTCGAGTCTCTGTCCGCATACGCCCGTCAATTTCTCGGGCAGATGGACAAGCCAGATGTGGATTCGATTGAGGGACTTTCCCCTGCGATCTCGATTGACCAGAAAACGACGAGCCGCAACCCTCGCTCCACGGTAGGGACGGTTACGGAAATCTACGACTATTTGCGCCTTTTGTATGCGCGTGTCGGAAGAGCGGTTTGCCCGGAGCATGGTATCGAGATCCAATCCCAGACCATCGAACAAATGGTCGATCGACTAATGGAGTATCCTGAGCGTACGAAAATGCAGATTCTAGCTCCCATGGTACAAGGACGCAAGGGAGAGCACGTCAAGCTACTCGAGGACATCCGCAAGCAAGGCTTCGTCCGCGTGCGGGTCAATGGTGAAATTACCGATTTGTCCGAAGACATCAAGCTGGAAAAGAACAAGAAGCATAACATCGAAGTTGTCGTTGACCGGATCGTCGTGAAGCCGGATGTACAGGCGCGTCTGGCAGACTCCTTGGAAACGGCACTTCGTTTAGCGGATGGCAAGGTCATCGTCGATGTAATGGAGCAAGAAGAGCTGCTGTTCAGTGAAAAGCATGCTTGCGCGGTATGCGGATTCTCCATCGGAGAGCTGGAGCCGCGGATTTTCTCCTTTAATAGCCCGTTTGGTGCTTGCTCGGAGTGCGATGGATTGGGTGTCAAGCTGGAGGTAGACCCGGATATGGTCGTTCCCGATGCGACGAAGACGCTCGATGACGGAGCGATTGGTGCATGGGAGCCGAAGACTTCGACTTACTATCAACAACTGTTGGAATCAGCGTGCCGTCATTTTAACATTCGGATGGATGTACCATATGAGGAGCTTACGGCAGCGCATAGACAAATTCTGATGTACGGTAGCGAGGGCGAAAAAATTCACTTCCGCTATGAGAACGAGTTTGGGCAAGTGCGTGAGGCAGTCGTACCGTTCGAGGGTGTCGTTATTAACCTGCAACGGCGTCATCTGGAGACGAGCTCGGATTACATCCGCGAGCAAATCGAAGGCTTCATGAGCCAAAAGGCGTGTCCTGTCTGCAAAGGTCAACGTTTGCGTCAAGAGAGTCTGGCGGTTAAGGTCGGGGAGCGCAGCATTTCCGAGTTGACTATACTGTCGATTCTCGATGCGCATCAGTTTGTCGATGGCCTGGAACTGACAGAGCGGGAAACAAAGATCGCGAACCTGATCGTAAAAGAAATCAAGGCGCGATTGAACTTCTTGATTGATGTCGGACTGGATTACTTGACGCTGAGCCGTGCGGCGGGAACACTGTCCGGTGGAGAAGCGCAGCGGATTCGACTGGCTACGCAGATCGGTTCTAGTCTGATGGGCGTTCTCTACATTTTGGATGAGCCGAGTATCGGACTGCATCAGCGGGACAACGCTCGTCTGATCAAGACGTTGGAGCATATGACTAAGCTGGGGAATACATTGATCGTCGTCGAGCATGACGAGGATACGATGATGGCCTGCGATTACATTATCGATATTGGACCAGGTGCTGGCATACATGGCGGTCAAATCGTAGCGGCAGGAACTCCAGATGAAGTCATGAAGGACCCTAACTCCTTGACTGGTGCCTATTTGAGCGGGCGCAAATTCATCCCTGTTCCGATGGAGCGTCGCAAGCCTTCAGACAAATGGATCAAGATTGAGGGCGCGAAGGAAAACAACCTGAAAAACGTCACTGCGAAGCTTCCTCTAGGCGTTTTTGTTGCCGTAACAGGTGTATCTGGCTCAGGGAAAAGTACGCTGATCAATGAAATCTTGCAAAAGACTCTGGCTCGCGATTTGAATAAGGCAAAGGTGAAGCCAGGGGAGCATCGCCGCATCCTGGGGTTGGAGCATCTGGACAAGGTGATCGACATCGACCAGTCTCCAATTGGACGTACACCACGTTCCAATCCGGCGACATATACAGGTGTCTTTGACGATATTCGCGACCTGTTTGCTTCCACCAACGAAGCCAAAGTGCGCGGCTATAAAAAAGGTCGCTTCAGCTTTAACGTTAAAGGCGGCCGTTGTGAAGCGTGCAGTGGTGACGGAATCATTAAAATCGAGATGCACTTTTTGCCGGATGTGTATGTACCTTGCGAAGTTTGCCACGGCAAGCGCTACAACCGCGAGACGCTCGATGTGAAGTACAAAGGCAAGAGCATTGCTGATGTTTTGGAAATGACGATCGAGGATGGGGTAGAGTTTTTCCGTAATTTGCCGAAGATCGAGCGCAAGCTGCAAACCATCGTAGACGTAGGATTGGGATATATGAAGCTTGGGCAGCCTGCTACTACGCTCTCTGGCGGGGAAGCACAACGTGTCAAGCTGGCCTCCGAGCTGTATCGACGTAGCACAGGACGTACTCTGTACATTTTGGATGAACCGACAACCGGTCTGCATACGGACGATATCGATCGTTTGCTAAAAGTACTGCAACGATTGGTGGAAAACGGGGATACCGTGCTGGTCATCGAGCACAATCTGGATGTCATCAAAACGGTGGATTACATCGTGGATTTGGGGCCAGAGGGTGGTACCCGTGGCGGAGAAATTGTCGGAACGGGAACACCAGAAGAAGTGGCAAAAATGGAAGGCTCTTATACGGGTATCTATTTGAAGCCGATTTTGGAACGCGACAGAGAACGGACGAATGCCAAGCTAGAGCAATTCGTTTCGAAGTAA